In Treponema primitia ZAS-1, a single window of DNA contains:
- a CDS encoding heavy metal translocating P-type ATPase, with protein MTSKVLVIEGMTCAACAKTVERVTKKLPGVAEANVNLATEKLSISFNDGELTIKTIQEAVEKAGYKALTQSVSKAFNIQGMTCAVCARTVERVTKKLSGVDEASVNLATEKLNITFDPDLLTTAIIKAAVTKAGYKAIEEADETDLAGKKRGEINALRNRFIFSAIFAFPLLLIAMVPMILEALGVNLPGFLNTMRYPKQFALIQFLMCTPVMIIGRRYYTVGFRNLVKFSPNMDSLIAIGTSAAYLYSFYGVYQIFFNGNVDYELYFEGAAVILALITLGKYMEAVSKGKTSEAIKKLIGLAPKQAAVIRDGVEILVPIDEVEVGDIVVVRPGEKFPVDGVVTEGLTAVDESMLTGESIPVEKNIGDTVIGASINKNGSVKYRATRVGKDTALAQIIKLVENAQGSKAPIARLADIISGYFVPVVIVLALIGAGAWFFSGETVAFSITILISVLVIACPCALGLATPTAIMVGTGKGAQYGVLIKSGVALETAHKIGVVVLDKTGTITEGKPTVTDIILTGNEQGGADTASGDKSLLQLAASGEKGSEHPLGEAIVRAAEGKGLELFPAEQFQAIPGRGIQTVIQGKTVLLGNEKLMAEKNIPLGDAAANAERLAGDGKTPMFVAVDGALGGIIAVADTVKATSAEAVERLHRLGVQVAMITGDNKRTAAAIAKQVGIDTVLAEVLPEDKAAEVKKLQASGKKTAMVGDGINDAPALAQADVGMAIGSGTDVAMESADIVLMKSDLRDVATAIELSRKTIVNIKQNLFWAFAYNTLGIPIAMGVLYLFGGPLLNPVIAALAMSFSSVSVLSNALRLRGFKPSKL; from the coding sequence ATGACCAGTAAAGTTTTAGTAATAGAAGGGATGACCTGCGCGGCATGCGCCAAGACGGTGGAACGGGTAACCAAGAAACTGCCCGGGGTTGCGGAGGCCAATGTGAACCTGGCCACGGAAAAGCTCAGCATAAGTTTTAATGATGGGGAGCTTACCATAAAGACCATCCAGGAGGCGGTAGAAAAGGCCGGGTACAAGGCTTTGACCCAGTCGGTAAGTAAGGCCTTCAATATCCAGGGGATGACCTGCGCCGTCTGCGCCCGGACCGTGGAGCGGGTAACAAAAAAACTTTCCGGGGTAGATGAAGCCAGCGTAAATCTGGCCACAGAAAAACTGAACATTACCTTCGATCCGGATCTCCTGACCACGGCCATTATCAAAGCTGCGGTTACCAAGGCGGGGTACAAGGCCATTGAGGAGGCCGACGAGACGGATCTTGCGGGGAAGAAGCGGGGTGAAATTAATGCCCTGCGGAACCGGTTTATCTTTTCGGCGATTTTTGCTTTCCCCTTACTGCTCATCGCCATGGTCCCCATGATTCTGGAAGCCCTGGGGGTCAACCTGCCGGGTTTTCTCAATACCATGCGCTATCCAAAACAATTTGCCCTGATACAATTCCTGATGTGTACTCCGGTGATGATAATCGGGCGGCGTTACTATACCGTGGGTTTCCGCAACCTGGTAAAGTTCAGTCCCAACATGGATTCCCTCATTGCCATCGGTACCTCCGCGGCGTATCTTTATAGTTTCTACGGAGTGTACCAGATTTTCTTCAATGGCAATGTGGACTACGAACTTTACTTTGAGGGGGCCGCAGTAATCCTGGCGCTTATCACCTTAGGTAAATATATGGAAGCGGTTTCCAAGGGCAAGACTTCGGAGGCCATCAAGAAACTTATCGGCCTTGCGCCGAAACAGGCTGCGGTGATACGGGACGGAGTGGAAATCCTGGTTCCCATTGACGAAGTGGAAGTGGGGGACATCGTGGTGGTACGCCCCGGGGAGAAGTTTCCCGTGGACGGTGTTGTTACCGAGGGGCTCACCGCGGTGGACGAATCCATGCTCACCGGGGAAAGTATCCCTGTGGAGAAAAATATCGGGGATACGGTAATTGGGGCGAGCATCAACAAGAACGGTTCGGTCAAATACCGGGCAACCCGGGTGGGGAAGGACACCGCCCTGGCGCAGATTATCAAGCTGGTGGAAAATGCCCAGGGTTCCAAGGCTCCCATCGCCCGGCTTGCGGACATCATATCCGGCTACTTTGTGCCCGTAGTAATAGTGCTGGCCCTCATAGGCGCCGGGGCCTGGTTTTTCTCCGGGGAGACCGTCGCCTTTTCCATCACCATCCTCATATCGGTACTGGTTATCGCCTGCCCCTGTGCGCTGGGTCTGGCTACCCCTACTGCCATCATGGTGGGAACCGGCAAGGGCGCCCAGTATGGGGTGTTGATTAAGAGTGGAGTGGCCCTGGAAACGGCTCACAAGATCGGCGTGGTGGTGCTGGACAAAACTGGCACTATTACTGAGGGAAAGCCAACGGTTACCGACATCATCTTGACAGGCAATGAGCAAGGCGGTGCGGATACAGCGTCTGGTGACAAGTCCCTGCTGCAGTTAGCGGCCTCCGGCGAGAAGGGCAGCGAGCATCCCCTGGGTGAAGCCATCGTCCGGGCGGCGGAGGGAAAGGGCTTAGAGCTTTTCCCGGCGGAACAGTTCCAGGCCATACCCGGTCGTGGTATCCAGACCGTAATTCAAGGTAAGACGGTACTTCTGGGAAATGAGAAGCTGATGGCTGAAAAAAACATCCCCCTAGGAGACGCCGCGGCCAATGCGGAGCGCCTTGCCGGGGATGGCAAGACCCCCATGTTCGTTGCGGTGGACGGCGCTCTGGGCGGCATCATCGCTGTGGCGGATACGGTTAAGGCAACGAGCGCCGAGGCGGTGGAACGGCTCCACCGGCTTGGTGTCCAGGTGGCGATGATCACCGGGGACAACAAACGTACCGCTGCGGCTATCGCCAAACAGGTGGGCATCGACACGGTTCTGGCGGAGGTATTGCCGGAGGATAAGGCGGCGGAGGTAAAGAAGCTGCAGGCGAGCGGTAAGAAAACCGCCATGGTCGGGGATGGTATCAACGACGCCCCAGCCCTGGCTCAGGCCGACGTGGGCATGGCCATAGGTTCCGGTACCGATGTTGCCATGGAATCCGCAGACATAGTTCTCATGAAGAGCGACCTGCGGGATGTTGCCACCGCCATTGAGCTTTCCCGCAAGACCATTGTGAACATCAAGCAGAATCTTTTCTGGGCCTTTGCATACAATACCCTGGGGATACCCATCGCCATGGGCGTCCTCTACCTGTTCGGCGGGCCCCTGCTCAATCCGGTGATCGCCGCCTTAGCCATGAGCTTTTCCTCGGTCTCGGTGCTGAGTAACGCCCTGCGTTTGCGGGGCTTTAAGCCCTCAAAGTTATAG
- a CDS encoding heavy-metal-associated domain-containing protein: protein MKTNLKIDGMSCEHCVKHVKDALEEVAGVSSAAVSLKENSAVVDHGDAVTLDALKAAVVEAGYEVV, encoded by the coding sequence ATGAAAACGAACTTAAAAATTGACGGGATGTCCTGTGAACACTGTGTAAAACACGTTAAGGACGCATTGGAAGAAGTGGCGGGGGTCAGCTCCGCAGCGGTGAGCCTTAAGGAGAATTCCGCCGTGGTGGATCACGGGGATGCGGTAACCCTGGATGCCCTAAAGGCTGCGGTTGTAGAAGCGGGCTATGAGGTAGTGTGA
- a CDS encoding response regulator transcription factor, whose protein sequence is MNAVLVVDDEPKILDIVKSYLEKSGYRALTAKNGKEALAALQRNTVDLMLLDLMLPDLSGEELCRRVRSESDMPIIMMTAKVDEESIINGLRIGADDYVTKPFSPRQLMARVAAALRRSGGGPVEGRVLTCDVLSADTENRRVSKNGAALTLTPNEYKILTLLMSRPHKIFTRDEIIDNIKNEEYDGFDRTIDSHIKNLRQKIEDDARNPRYILTVYGMGYRFGGEASP, encoded by the coding sequence GTGAACGCCGTCCTGGTTGTAGACGACGAACCGAAGATCCTCGACATTGTAAAGTCCTATTTGGAAAAAAGCGGGTACCGGGCGCTGACTGCAAAAAACGGGAAGGAAGCCCTAGCGGCGCTGCAGCGTAATACCGTGGATCTCATGCTCCTGGACCTGATGCTGCCGGATCTTTCCGGCGAGGAACTATGCCGCAGGGTACGCTCCGAATCGGATATGCCCATCATCATGATGACCGCCAAGGTTGATGAGGAGAGCATCATCAACGGGCTCCGTATCGGCGCCGATGATTATGTGACCAAGCCCTTCAGCCCCCGGCAGCTCATGGCCCGGGTTGCAGCAGCACTGCGCCGATCCGGCGGCGGGCCTGTGGAAGGGCGGGTCCTGACCTGCGATGTCCTGTCGGCGGATACGGAGAACCGCCGGGTGAGCAAGAACGGAGCTGCCCTAACCCTGACCCCGAACGAGTACAAAATACTAACGCTGCTTATGTCCAGGCCCCATAAAATTTTTACCCGGGATGAGATTATCGATAATATCAAAAACGAGGAGTACGATGGCTTCGACCGTACCATCGATTCCCATATAAAAAACCTGCGGCAAAAAATAGAGGATGACGCCCGGAACCCCCGGTATATCCTCACCGTTTACGGCATGGGATATCGGTTCGGAGGGGAGGCGTCTCCTTGA
- a CDS encoding sensor histidine kinase, translated as MISLRNRLALSYALFICVSVLVMGIIINRFAEKLFSAFVTENINTESREIADTIAEQWDPNAGSFDVVSVEAMGMYFVHQGYIVSVVDIKGEIVWDARACDMQQCAMVINEIIDRMENEFGVGGSFQTNEFLLSYQDIPIGYLNIETYGPFFYSKTESAFLLGLNNFLLVSGCIFIVLSILLSVFLAAEISRPVLRASEAARRIAGGELSARVTDRYGTRELRELSRSVNDLAAALENGERWQKQLTADIAHELRTPLTCLQGNMEAMIDGVWEPTTERLSSAYEEISRLNKLVEDLNRLSILEQKNLILHKTECDLTKLAGAAVERFRPAALEKGIEIKLLSPTVITVNGDYDRLTQVFTNLISNSIKYTDQGSITVTLSQTQQYCELSVADTGIGMAADELPHIFERFYRSDKSRSRNTGGAGIGLSIVQTIVNAHGGQIQAESETGKGSVFMVHLPREVL; from the coding sequence TTGATCAGTCTGAGGAACCGCCTGGCCCTGAGCTACGCCTTGTTTATCTGCGTCTCCGTTCTTGTTATGGGTATTATCATCAACCGGTTTGCGGAGAAATTATTTTCCGCCTTTGTCACGGAGAATATCAACACCGAAAGCAGGGAAATTGCCGATACCATTGCTGAACAGTGGGATCCCAACGCCGGTAGTTTTGATGTGGTCAGCGTAGAAGCCATGGGCATGTACTTTGTTCACCAGGGCTATATCGTATCAGTGGTAGACATTAAGGGTGAAATAGTCTGGGACGCCCGGGCTTGCGACATGCAGCAGTGCGCCATGGTGATTAACGAAATTATCGACCGGATGGAAAACGAATTCGGAGTGGGAGGATCATTCCAGACGAACGAGTTTCTTCTGTCCTATCAGGATATACCCATTGGTTATCTTAATATCGAAACCTACGGTCCTTTTTTTTATAGTAAAACTGAGTCTGCATTCCTATTGGGTCTTAATAACTTTCTGTTGGTGTCCGGTTGTATCTTTATCGTCCTGAGTATTCTCCTTTCCGTCTTTCTGGCTGCGGAGATTTCCAGGCCCGTCCTCAGGGCTTCTGAGGCAGCCCGGCGGATCGCCGGCGGGGAGCTTTCGGCGCGGGTTACCGATCGTTACGGCACCCGGGAACTTCGCGAACTTTCCCGGTCGGTGAATGATCTTGCAGCGGCTCTGGAGAACGGTGAACGCTGGCAGAAACAGTTGACAGCGGATATTGCCCATGAACTGCGTACCCCCCTAACCTGTCTGCAGGGAAACATGGAGGCCATGATCGACGGCGTATGGGAACCCACAACGGAGCGGCTTTCCAGCGCTTACGAAGAAATTTCCCGGCTTAACAAGCTGGTGGAGGATCTGAACCGCCTTTCGATCCTGGAGCAGAAAAATCTCATCCTGCATAAAACTGAATGTGATTTGACAAAACTTGCCGGCGCCGCTGTGGAACGGTTCCGTCCGGCAGCACTGGAGAAGGGCATTGAGATTAAGCTTCTTAGCCCCACGGTAATAACGGTTAACGGAGATTATGACCGGCTGACCCAGGTGTTTACCAATCTTATTTCAAATTCCATTAAATACACTGACCAAGGTAGTATTACTGTTACTTTATCTCAAACGCAGCAATACTGTGAACTAAGCGTGGCGGATACCGGGATAGGTATGGCAGCGGATGAGCTGCCCCATATATTCGAACGGTTCTACCGGTCCGATAAGTCCCGGAGCCGGAATACCGGCGGGGCTGGGATAGGGCTCTCCATTGTTCAGACCATAGTAAACGCCCACGGGGGGCAGATACAAGCGGAAAGTGAGACTGGAAAGGGGAGCGTATTTATGGTACACCTGCCCAGGGAAGTTTTGTAA
- the dhaK gene encoding dihydroxyacetone kinase subunit DhaK, with amino-acid sequence MKKLLNSVENAVYEMGAGIALTHTDLVFNNRYKFLRKKTINKDKVSLVSGGGSGHEPAHAGYIGRGMLDAAVCGDVFASPSQVQVYQAIKDSAGTKGTLLIIKNYSGDIMNFQNAAFLAGLDGLKVDYIKVNDDIAVEDSLYTVGRRGVAGTVLVHKIAGAAAEAGGSLEEVKRLAQKAADNVRSLGFAFTSCTVPAKGTPTFSLVEDEMEYGIGIHGEPGIHREKIAKAEDLAKRMIPAIIKDLKLGKDGEVVLLVNGFGATPLMELYLFGYSALAELNTAGIKTYRMFTGNYMTSLDMAGSSITLLKLDDELKKLIDAKSDAPAFTVSGPAEPPRFTRAIPELEAGNVSYKVQTDSKYALIENNVITLQNIIYLIDKMSEVIIENEVPFCDMDAHGGDGDFGMSIAKGFRRLKVEWEDLLKKSKTIGEFLDACAVVIMEYCGGASGPIWGFAFKYAAKAAADAVTVDIQGFAKLFQAAVNGVQETGKRSFGRGAVVGDKTLVDALVPCADSWSESAKRGASFPEGFKQAAAAAVSGADKTKDIVAHMGRAENAGERSLGYPDAGAYALGLIFTEIAKSVQ; translated from the coding sequence ATGAAGAAACTCTTGAATTCCGTGGAAAACGCCGTTTATGAGATGGGCGCCGGAATTGCCCTTACCCATACGGATCTTGTTTTTAATAACCGGTACAAGTTTCTGCGAAAAAAAACAATAAATAAGGACAAGGTCAGCCTTGTAAGCGGCGGCGGCAGCGGTCATGAACCTGCCCATGCCGGATATATAGGAAGGGGAATGCTGGATGCGGCGGTTTGCGGTGATGTATTTGCATCTCCGTCTCAGGTGCAGGTATATCAGGCCATTAAAGATTCTGCGGGAACTAAAGGTACATTGCTTATCATAAAAAATTACAGCGGTGATATAATGAATTTTCAAAATGCCGCCTTTCTTGCCGGATTGGACGGATTAAAAGTAGATTATATAAAAGTAAACGATGATATAGCTGTTGAGGACAGTCTTTATACCGTTGGACGGCGTGGTGTGGCCGGCACCGTGTTAGTGCATAAGATTGCGGGCGCCGCCGCCGAGGCCGGTGGCAGCCTGGAGGAAGTAAAGCGCCTTGCCCAGAAAGCTGCGGACAATGTACGCAGCTTAGGTTTTGCCTTTACATCCTGTACGGTTCCCGCCAAGGGGACCCCCACCTTCTCTTTGGTGGAAGATGAAATGGAATACGGTATCGGTATCCACGGCGAACCGGGTATACACCGGGAAAAAATTGCCAAAGCGGAGGACCTGGCAAAGCGGATGATTCCGGCGATTATAAAGGATCTCAAGCTGGGCAAGGATGGTGAGGTGGTTCTACTGGTGAACGGCTTTGGCGCAACTCCCCTTATGGAACTGTACCTGTTTGGCTATTCTGCCCTGGCTGAACTGAACACTGCGGGTATCAAAACATATCGTATGTTTACGGGTAATTATATGACCAGCCTTGATATGGCGGGATCATCAATTACGTTGTTAAAGCTCGATGATGAATTGAAAAAATTGATAGATGCCAAAAGCGATGCGCCTGCTTTTACCGTATCGGGCCCTGCGGAGCCCCCGCGGTTTACAAGGGCTATTCCGGAACTGGAAGCCGGTAACGTATCGTATAAAGTGCAAACCGATAGTAAATATGCGCTTATTGAAAATAATGTAATCACCCTGCAAAATATAATCTATCTTATCGATAAGATGAGTGAAGTTATAATTGAAAATGAGGTTCCTTTCTGTGATATGGATGCCCATGGAGGGGATGGTGATTTTGGAATGAGCATTGCCAAGGGTTTCAGGCGTTTAAAGGTTGAGTGGGAAGATCTTTTGAAAAAATCCAAGACCATCGGAGAATTTCTGGATGCCTGTGCGGTGGTAATTATGGAATACTGCGGCGGCGCTTCCGGTCCAATTTGGGGCTTTGCTTTTAAATACGCCGCAAAGGCCGCAGCGGATGCAGTTACGGTAGATATCCAGGGTTTTGCGAAATTGTTTCAGGCTGCGGTTAATGGCGTACAGGAAACCGGCAAACGTTCATTTGGGCGGGGCGCCGTGGTCGGCGACAAGACCTTGGTGGATGCCCTGGTTCCCTGTGCGGACTCCTGGAGTGAATCCGCGAAACGGGGAGCAAGCTTCCCTGAAGGGTTTAAACAGGCCGCCGCCGCCGCGGTTTCCGGCGCCGACAAGACAAAGGATATAGTAGCCCACATGGGCCGGGCGGAAAATGCGGGCGAGCGAAGTCTGGGATATCCCGATGCCGGCGCCTATGCCCTGGGGCTTATCTTTACCGAAATCGCCAAAAGCGTACAGTAA
- a CDS encoding DsbA family protein, with the protein MANAYIGEETMAKMQVFYDYECPYCKKGYEYLVSYIGDYPELEIEWRPVESHPRPEDHPPHTDLSCQSYYIAKELNADMPKFHAAMFQAVAVERRNVEKPDVLVDIVKGLVDGAKFKAILESGKYAKQIDENNDLAYEKSGVWFVPAFRMNGHKLDAAAQVGVAKEQVKAFLEQA; encoded by the coding sequence ATAGCTAATGCTTATATTGGAGAGGAAACCATGGCAAAGATGCAAGTTTTTTATGATTACGAATGTCCCTACTGTAAAAAGGGGTATGAGTACCTGGTGAGTTATATCGGGGATTATCCTGAGCTTGAAATTGAATGGCGGCCTGTGGAATCCCATCCCCGGCCGGAGGACCATCCGCCCCACACGGACCTGAGCTGCCAAAGTTATTACATTGCAAAGGAACTAAACGCGGATATGCCGAAATTCCACGCCGCCATGTTTCAGGCGGTGGCTGTAGAACGGCGTAACGTGGAAAAGCCCGATGTACTGGTTGATATCGTCAAAGGCCTGGTGGACGGAGCGAAATTCAAGGCAATCCTGGAATCGGGGAAGTACGCCAAGCAGATAGACGAGAACAACGATCTGGCCTATGAAAAAAGCGGCGTCTGGTTTGTTCCCGCTTTTCGAATGAACGGGCACAAACTGGACGCCGCAGCGCAGGTTGGAGTTGCCAAAGAACAGGTAAAGGCCTTTCTGGAACAGGCTTAA
- a CDS encoding exonuclease SbcCD subunit D, translated as MFKFLHTADLHLGKIFYEHSLLEDQAVMLEQLGEILSDTSYSALLIAGDIYDRSIPSPEAVALFGGFLEKLRAARPDLAILILPGNHDSAPRLGFGRELFAKLGIHIAAGPEQGFEPVLVTRQGESCAFFLLPFLYPGCLGEPAPESSSPGDPVRSQGRLAEIAAARLETARLKAVEAGASLTVLGAHLFTLGGRESESERIFLGTAEQVDANLFAGFDYTALGHLHRFQKVGAHTWYSGSPLAYSFDEALDTVGPDQEKAFLSVELAPGAGPMVTPIPVKPLRKLRRLRGSFNFFYRDSTNDPVVKEAENDYLEITLTDTALIDNPLPLLRPRFPQLLSVKQGEAFARLFAGSDDAVPAFTGKKRSPEEDFADFLTGLYGEADTGKLGLFRELLTELDQGAEQ; from the coding sequence ATGTTTAAATTTCTCCATACTGCGGATTTGCATCTAGGCAAGATTTTTTACGAACACTCCCTTTTAGAGGACCAGGCGGTGATGCTGGAGCAGTTGGGGGAGATCCTTTCGGATACATCCTACAGCGCCCTTCTCATAGCCGGGGATATCTACGATCGATCCATTCCCTCCCCGGAGGCGGTTGCCCTCTTTGGTGGCTTCCTGGAAAAGCTCCGCGCCGCCCGGCCGGATCTGGCTATCCTTATTCTGCCGGGAAACCACGATTCCGCTCCCCGCTTGGGTTTTGGCAGGGAACTATTCGCCAAGCTGGGTATCCATATCGCCGCCGGGCCGGAGCAGGGCTTCGAGCCGGTGCTGGTGACGCGGCAGGGCGAAAGCTGCGCATTTTTTCTGCTCCCCTTCCTGTACCCCGGCTGTCTTGGCGAGCCCGCTCCCGAAAGCTCATCCCCGGGGGATCCGGTCCGTTCCCAGGGCCGGCTTGCGGAAATTGCGGCGGCCCGGCTGGAAACTGCCCGTCTCAAAGCGGTGGAGGCCGGAGCTTCTCTAACCGTCCTGGGGGCGCATCTCTTTACCCTGGGGGGCCGGGAGTCCGAGTCTGAACGGATTTTTCTCGGTACTGCGGAACAGGTGGACGCGAACCTTTTTGCGGGCTTTGATTATACCGCCCTGGGGCACCTCCACCGTTTCCAAAAAGTTGGTGCTCATACCTGGTATTCCGGAAGTCCCCTGGCGTATTCCTTTGACGAGGCATTGGACACCGTAGGTCCGGATCAGGAAAAAGCATTCCTGTCGGTTGAACTGGCGCCTGGCGCCGGACCTATGGTTACGCCTATCCCCGTGAAGCCCTTGCGGAAGCTCCGCCGTCTCCGGGGTTCCTTCAATTTTTTCTACCGGGATTCCACCAACGACCCGGTGGTGAAGGAAGCCGAGAATGATTACTTGGAAATCACCCTTACTGATACAGCCCTGATTGATAATCCCCTTCCTTTGCTCAGACCCCGGTTTCCCCAGCTTCTTTCGGTTAAGCAGGGGGAGGCCTTTGCACGGCTTTTTGCCGGCAGCGACGATGCGGTTCCGGCGTTTACCGGCAAGAAGCGGAGTCCCGAGGAGGACTTTGCAGATTTTCTTACCGGCCTTTACGGGGAGGCGGATACGGGGAAGCTGGGGCTGTTCAGGGAATTGCTTACGGAACTGGATCAGGGGGCTGAACAATGA